The following coding sequences are from one Puntigrus tetrazona isolate hp1 unplaced genomic scaffold, ASM1883169v1 S000000116, whole genome shotgun sequence window:
- the scamp1 gene encoding secretory carrier-associated membrane protein 1: MSDFDSNPFADPDFSNPFQDPSVTQVTRTAPPGLEEYNPFTDTKPVPPGSAPKSVPPTANTQPAIMKPTEEPPAYTQPQQTQDQARAQAELLRRQEELERKAAELDRREREMQSLSASGGRKNNWPPLPEKFPVGPCFYHDISVDIPVEYQKTVKIMYYLWMFHTGTLFANIFGCLSWFCVDASRGVDFGLAMLWFMLFTPCSFVCWYRPLYGAFRSDSSFRFFVFFFVYICQFGVHVLQAIGITGWGASGWISALTGLNQSIPVGIIMILIAALFTASAVISLIMFKKVHALYRTTGASFEKAQQEFATGVMANKTVQTAAANAASSAARGAFKEQI, from the exons GATCCGTCAGTGACACAAGTAACGCGGACTGCCCCGCCTGGCCTGGAGGAATACAACCCTTTCACAGACACGAAGCCG GTCCCGCCGGGCTCCGCCCCTAAATCGGTCCCGCCCACAGCCAACACGCAGCCGGCCATCATGAAGCCCACCGAAGAACCGCCAGCTTACACTCAGCCTCAGCAGACACAG GATCAGGCGCGAGCCCAGGCCGAGTTActgaggagacaggaggagctGGAGAGGAAAGCCGCGGAGCTGGACcgcagggagagagagatgcagTCTCTCAGCGCGTCAGGAG GGAGGAAAAACAACTGGCCGCCTCTTCCAGAGAAGTTTCCGGTGGGTCCGTGTTTCTATCATGACATATCCGTGGACATCCCTGTGGAGTACCAGAAGACCGTCAAGATCATGTACTATCTGTGGATGT TCCACACGGGGACGCTGTTTGCCAATATATTCGGCTGTTTGTCGTGGTTCTGTGTCGATGCGTCGAGGGGAGTGGATTTTGGTCTGGCCATGCTGTGGTTCATGCTCTTCACACCCTGTTCTTTTGTCTGCTGGTACAGACCTCTGTATGGAGCgttcag gAGTGACAGTTCTTTTAGGTTCTTTGTATTCTTCTTTGTCTATATCTGCCAGTTTGGTGTCCATGTTTTGCAAGCCATTGGCATTACAGGTTGGGGAGCCAG TGGCTGGATCTCAGCGCTGACCGGCCTCAACCAAAGTATTCCTGTCGGCATCATCATGATCCTGATCGCCGCCCTCTTCACCGCGTCGGCCGTCATCTCTCTCATCATGTTCAAAAAG gttCACGCGCTGTACCGGACCACCGGGGCCAGTTTCGAGAAGGCGCAGCAGGAGTTCGCCACCGGCGTCATGGCCAACAAAACGGTGCAGACCGCCGCTGCTAACGCCGCCTCCTCCGCTGCCCGGGGAGCCTTCAAAGAGCAGATCTGA